The Anaerotignum propionicum DSM 1682 sequence ATTGTTTTTCTTAATTAAACTCAGCAATAGAGTTGTAAATATAGTCCAAGCTGTCGTTTTACGTGGCATCCTGTACTATGTTTTTTAATTATCTGACGTAATTATAAGAGAAGGAGCCTGGTTTCCACTGGCAGATGGGGCTGATTTTTGCTTCTGCGCAGACTCCTCCTGAGCCTTCTGTTCAAGCAGTTTCATGTATTCAAGTGTATATTTAAATTGCGCATTATAGCTAACAGCAAGCAAAGCCTTGTCGTATCTTGAGAAAGTCATTGAGGCAACCTCCCCATTTTCACCCTTGATATTTAATGTGATATTAGGGTCGTTATTTCCGTAGCCCTGGCAGTTATATTCAACCGATGCGACAGCGCCATGAACCACATTGAGCTCCTCGGCAGTTTTCTTTGCCAGCGCTGCATATTCCTGCGGATTCTTTGCAAGTGCTGTGTCATATGCTACGGAAATATTTTTGTCCAGCGTTCTGCTACGGATCACAGCGAACAGATCACCTGTTACAGAGTCGACTTCAAAGCTGTAACTACGCTCCCCATTGATCAGAACATCGGCATACCATCTTGAACGAGGAAGATCGTTCGTTGCTGGCTGGTAGCCCATTTCGATGACTTGCCCCTCCATGCTTAGGTCATATACGCTCCACAAAGCCTGCACTCCGATCTCGGCAGCATCTTTCTTTGCCATGTCCTTACTTGTCGGTGTTTGATTACGGTAAAACTCAAGGTCGATGTCCCTTACCGTATAGTTTGCTTTTTTATAGCCCTCGGGCAGGCTATTCTTCGCCGTATTGGATGACATATCCATGTAACTTACGTAGTTTGTGGGAATCGTATTTGTCTTGTTATATTCTGCCGCTGCGGCTAGCTGTGTAAATCCCTGAAACATCATTGTGTTGGCCCCGATGATCATGGCAGCTGCTAAAACCAACTTTTTAACTTGTTTACCTTCCGATTTGTTTGTTTTCATGTTAATATCTCCTTTATTTTTTAATAATTTTTTGTGATCACGAAACCAGTATATGGGACCTAAATTATAGAATCGTAATCAGGTTATTATTAAGTTGTAAAAGTTATTTTTGCCGTCGTCCCTTCCCCAGGACGGCTGCTAAAGCTCAGCTCCGCGTCATGGCTCAATGCTATCTGCTTGCAGAGAGCAAGTCCCAATCCTGCCCCGCCGTCGCTCCGGTTCCGCGATCTTTCTCCCCGATAGAAAGGTTCCGTAATTTGCGAAAGGATTTCAGGAGTCATACCTTTACCGTTGTCCCGGACACTGATCGTTTTCCTTTCGGCTTCCTTTTCCGCACTTACAATAATATGTCCACCCTTTCCGCACGCCTTTATCGCGTTGTCAATCAGATTGATCAGCATGCTTTCCATCAGGCAGGAGTCACCACGGATTGTCTCTATTTTACTGCTGAATTCTATCTGAACGTCTTTTCCCGCTGGCTTGCCGTTCTGCGTGAGACGGACGGTCTCAAAGAGGCTGGATACCTTCAGTTCTTCACAGGTAATCTGATTGTTCTGCAAATTTGCCATCTCCAGCAATTGATACGCTACCGTTTGCAGTCGGCGGCTTTCAGACATGATATAATTCAGTGCCGCAAGTCTGTCATCTTCAGACAAAACGGCCTTTTGCATATATTCTGCATATCCGTAAATCGCTGTCAGCGGCGTGCGGAGCTCATGAGCAAAATTATCGACAAACTGTTGCTTTTTATCTGCGACGTCCTTTAGTTCCGTCATCTGGCGCTGGATTTCCTCCGCCATGTGATTGAAGCTTTGTGACATTTCGGTAAGCTCGTCATGTCCTGATACGGGAAGTCTAGTTTCATAGGCACCATTCGCAATATCCTTGGATATCCCAGAAATCTGTTTAAGAGGCCTGAATATTCGGTTCAGCACGAGAAGAAGACCGAAAGCGAACAGAGCTGAGAGGACAAATCCCGCGAAGAATAATATGTTTTTTAGGCGGCTCCATGAGTTTATGGCGTCCGTCGTATCGTAAAGATAAATCAGTGTGTAGGAATCATACGGGGCAGGAAGTTTTCCTGAGACGATAACATAAGTTCTATC is a genomic window containing:
- a CDS encoding sensor histidine kinase — encoded protein: MKQRTFLTTLALFLFCFNLGIFIVSVAMFRDMVNRAESRSLSEHYFISSALIKDIQAVQGRGTDIDGSLSSLLQPYSYLSGDNKAELAFYKNNQLVYSSKDVTVLQSNFIEPPGNGSRLATIRKVDDRTYVIVSGKLPAPYDSYTLIYLYDTTDAINSWSRLKNILFFAGFVLSALFAFGLLLVLNRIFRPLKQISGISKDIANGAYETRLPVSGHDELTEMSQSFNHMAEEIQRQMTELKDVADKKQQFVDNFAHELRTPLTAIYGYAEYMQKAVLSEDDRLAALNYIMSESRRLQTVAYQLLEMANLQNNQITCEELKVSSLFETVRLTQNGKPAGKDVQIEFSSKIETIRGDSCLMESMLINLIDNAIKACGKGGHIIVSAEKEAERKTISVRDNGKGMTPEILSQITEPFYRGERSRNRSDGGAGLGLALCKQIALSHDAELSFSSRPGEGTTAKITFTT